Proteins from one Nitrospirota bacterium genomic window:
- a CDS encoding cupin domain-containing protein: MPTIFHGQDLTFKKKESRVPEFQWHMSPRLGKLVNSKHLEFYVVSLDPGTFSFPYHFHRAAEELFLVIAGEATLRTPEGFQKVVQGDVIFFEEGPSGAHQLYNHAETPCVYLDLRTTVGIDVCEYPDSGKVNILPFLEVFESSSKVDYYKGEEEVAAKWPKEIMKKRPASQKRKK; encoded by the coding sequence ATGCCGACTATTTTCCATGGGCAAGACCTGACGTTCAAGAAGAAAGAGTCGCGCGTTCCCGAATTTCAGTGGCACATGAGCCCCCGATTGGGGAAGCTCGTAAATTCGAAACACCTTGAATTCTACGTCGTCTCATTGGACCCGGGCACATTTTCATTCCCTTATCATTTCCACCGCGCCGCCGAGGAATTGTTTCTGGTCATTGCCGGGGAGGCGACACTTCGAACGCCGGAGGGATTTCAAAAGGTCGTCCAGGGAGACGTTATTTTCTTCGAAGAAGGCCCTTCCGGCGCCCATCAACTTTATAACCACGCCGAGACCCCCTGTGTTTATCTGGACCTGAGGACAACCGTGGGCATAGATGTCTGTGAATATCCCGATTCGGGGAAAGTCAATATCCTTCCCTTTCTGGAGGTGTTCGAGAGCTCCTCGAAGGTGGACTATTACAAAGGCGAAGAGGAGGTGGCCGCAAAGTGGCCTAAGGAGATTATGAAGAAGCGACCCGCCAGTCAAAAGAGGAAGAAATAG